Sequence from the Cottoperca gobio unplaced genomic scaffold, fCotGob3.1 fCotGob3_125arrow_ctg1, whole genome shotgun sequence genome:
ccttcccccacagagaggtgacgttccacgtccccagagccagcttctgctgcccgggtctggtccgtcgaggtccctgaccatcactgccacccgtgtgacagcgcacccgactcCAGCGGTtcttcccatgagtggtgggcccacaggatggatggatgggaggcaccacgtagcttgttcgggctgtgcccgaccgggctccgtggcaaacccggccaccaggcgctcgctgtcgggccctccctctgggtctggctccagacgggggccccgggcttcctccgggcagggtctctcctttcctttccctttttttcatgaagtcgttttgaaccattcttagtctggcccctcacctgagaccaatttgccttgggagaccctaccaggagcactaggctccagacaacacagctctcaggttcatagggacacacaaacctctccaccacgataaggtgatggttcccagagaggttggTTATTATTGTACAATAAGTTTCTGTGTGCAAGTTCCTGTCctttttaatacaataaaaagtttAGGACTAGgtcgggtgtgtgtgtgtgtgtgtgttagctacCTAGCTGCGGTATCATGGCTAACCTGTGATCAGACAAGATTCACTCGCCCACAGAAGAGTGTCAGTTGGACTTTAAAAGAAGGGGGCAGTGCATTCAAGCTGCCTGAGTGTTTCACAGACGCTTAGAAGACTCAGTTTCCCATAATGCTTTAGGAGGTTTCCAttccatttttatattaaactaaattaaattcaaGCTTTCCATAAGCTTTGTCCAGTGCCTTACTGCCCTCCGTGggatttattaataattaccGTTCCTTACAGGTTTTTAATACATcagtttaacacatttaatatcttcactgcttgctcttatcacatgtatttcaacatttaagattgctttttatcgtttaacagcaattgtattagctatgaccgtcgaatattgttgctggcattcattaatgaTACATTTCCAAATTCTACCTGTAGCGAATATTTGACTTAACTGGTGTTCGCTTCTCACCTGATCTCGTGGCCACGTACAATGAATACTAGACAAAAATACTCGGCAATCGTTTTTCACTTCTCCTGGCAGGAGCCTCACACTGGGCACCAAATTGTTGaggaactcggagcttgaatgccGCGTTGTTTACAGTCAATATTATGCTtataatacattcagtgcagaaatacatattgattgaggtagacaaatacatatgatagtctttccagtgtggattaatacaatcaggagtaatttacttcacaatatgttccatatctttttacactttatccaatatgtgtatcctgttcaataaatgtggaccgtgtttgtccctctctgtgattgagttggacacccccggtctactgcttgctttgtgcagtttctctgctcggtttcgcgatgggcagggctccgccccctacacacacgcacgcacacacacacacgtgtgtaagtgtgtgcactgtgcagtcagagacagagcggaggaaaggagaggggagaactaaaaactaATCCgaaaaaaatatgaaattaaactaagtatagatatttaaataaagtataatgtTTTGAATAACATTGTAAACCAACAGCTGACAGACATAAAGGAGAATAACCTTCAGATTGGCactttaaatagatttttatcTGCTTTGTTTCCAGATTAAATCAATTTTCGTTTTCAgcaactattttttaaatgtaggacGTTGTTGGACACAAATCTCTGACTTTCCCTGGACTGATTAAAGCAGAAAACATCTGCTCTCATTTTAAGTGACACAAAAAGGAgttctggttttattttttcaatatgaatattctttattctttagaCAAACTCTTAACAAAAACATGATACAGGCACACATGAAGCGACAGAAAGCTGCTGATGTGAGAAAATGTCCGTCTGACAGTGTAAACTAATGAGTTTTAAACTCGGACTGATCAACAGATATTTTtatgtgtttgacatttttatattcCTTTCTGTTCGTTCTTCAACTACTAAACACAACTTCACTCACATCTCTGACCGACGACAGGCAATGACAGTTTATCTTTATTCTGAGCATGCAAACTCATCCGACATCCCATAATAACCATCTCTAGTAACGAGCGAGGCTCAGTAGTTGGTCTTCAGCCGCCGGTTCTCCTCCCTCagcttctccacctcctccaccagagaCTCGTTCACGGAGTATTTCTCGATCAGACCATGGATCTCATTCTGAAACAACAAGAcgaatattataatacatttatttatacagaatTAGTGACTATATGTGGGACAAACTTCTTTTTGGACTTCTACATTTAACATCAACAAATATAAAAGGAATTACCTGTGTAGCTGCTTGAAAAGcgaattacaaataaatgtcttcTAGAGGACTGGTTTCATATAATTTATTAATCTTTCTTATGCATcagcaatttaaaatgtatcatcACACCCTgaaacatctttaaaaccaaagcagagagaaaatgtgaagtCATACCAGCTGGATGTAAAACTGTCGCACCATCTCGACCTGCAGGTTCACAATGTCTCTGTGACAGACGTCcctgaggagggggaggaggaagaggagggggaggaagaggagggggaggaagaggaggacgaggagatgaagtaggaggagaaggaggaaaaggaagaggaaaataagacggaagaggagaagaagaaggaagaggaggagaataaggaggaagaggaggagaaggagaaatatttttagtttgaaaagtgcttgtaaaacttattgtttttataagtCTGAGATATATCTTCAGGAAGGAGTCGGGGGGGCGGACCTGAAGTCCTCCAGAGTTTCGTGGATCATGTTCTGGATGAAGTGGATCTGCAGCGAGGTGAGAGGAGCCGCTCCCGCCTGCCCGACCACCTCCACGATGTtctgggagagagaggaggagacggcCGCAGACAGAGCTGCACCTGAAGGTGCAAACACGACCGTTAGAAAACACGACCGTTAGAAAACACGACCGATAGAAAACACGACCGTTAGAAAACACGACCGATAGAAAACACGACCGTTAGAAAACACGACCGATAGAAAACACGACCGATAGAAAACAACGACCGATAGAAAACACGACCGTTAGAAAACACGACCGATAGAAAACACGACCGATAGAAAACACGACCGTTAGAAAACACGACCGATAGAAAACACGACCGTTAGAAAACACAACCGTTAGAAAACACGACCGATAGAAAACACGACCGTTAGAAAACACGACCGTTAGAAAACACAACCGTTAGAAAACACGACCGATAGAAAACACGACCGATAGAAAACAACGACCGATAGAAAACACGACCGATAGAAAACACGACCGATAGAAAACAACGACTGATAGAAAACACGACCGATAGAAAACAACGACTGATAGAAAACAACGACTGATAGAAAACACGACCGTTAGAAAACACGACCGATAGAAAACAACGACCGATAGAAAACACGACTGATAGAAAACACGACCGATAGAAAACACGACCGATAGAAAACAACGACTGATAGAAAACACGACCGATAGAAAACAACGACTGATAGAAAACACGACCGATAGAAAACAACGACTGATAGAAAACACGACCGATAGAAAACACGACCGACCGATAGAAAACACGACCGATAGAAAACACGACCGATAGAAAACACGACACACGACCGTTAGAAAACACGACCGTTAGAAAACACGACCGATAGAAAACAACGACTGATAGAAAACACGACCGATAGAAAACAACGACCGATAGAAAACACGACCGATAGAAAACACGACCGATAGAAAACAACGACTGATAGAAAACACGACCGATAGAAAACACGACCGATAGAAAACACGACCGATAGAAAACACGGCCGTTAGAAAACACGACAGATAGAAAACACGACCGATAGAAAACACGACCGATAGAAAACACGACCGATAGAAAACACGGCCGTTAGAAAACACGACAGATAGAAAACACGACCGTTAGAAAACACGACAGATAGAAAACACGACCGATAGAAAACACGATCGATAGAAAACACGACTGATAGAAAACACGATAGAAAACACGACTGATAGAAAACACGACCGTTAGAAAACACGATAGAAAACACGACAGATAGAAAACACGATAGAAAACACGACTGATAGAAAACACGACAGATAGAAAACACGACTGATAGAAAACACGACCGTTAGAAAACACGATAGAAAACACGACAGATAGAAAACACGATAGAAAACACGACAGATAGAAAACACGACTGATAGAAAACACGACAGATAGAAAACACGACCGATAGAAAACACGACCGATAGAAAACACGACCGATAGAAAACACGACAGATAGAAAACACGACCGATAGAAAACACGACTGATAGAAAACACGACAGATAGAAAACAGGAGAATAGTTTTCATCAAACATATAAACACGTGTGTCTGCACCTGCTGCGGGGGGGGGTGCAGCTCCCTGCGCATGGGATTCGTAGCTCAGCTGAGCTTGAAGGCCATTGGCTCTCCCGAGGCCGGGATCTGGCGTGAAGAAAGGCGCGGCCAGCTGACTGTGATTGGTCTGCTGTGACAATGTGGGCGTGGTCGGATCCTCCCCCTCCAGGCTGGAACGGCTCGCCTTGTCCGGCTGTCAATCAAGAGTTGATATATATTCAGAATACATCTGTTACTTTCTCACCTCCActaaggaggttatgttttcagattaCGGGAAACATTTCAGttccgattttcatgaaacttagaAGCGTGCAGCACGGGCCGAGGAAGAACTCCTAACACTCTGGAGCTGATTGGAATCACGTGTTCTGAGGAGCAGGTGAATGCAGCAGGTCTGTGCACGATATCATCACATGTGTATTATCaacaatatcaatatttattttttaaaacatcacagTTATCGTGATATTACGCTCCGTCAgactgaggtcagaggtcagcacCTTTCTGGAGTCACATGTCTCGGCTGCAGCAGAGAATGGTTCCTCCTCTTTGATGGGGGAAGGGGTTTGGAAGACGGACAGCGGGCTGTAGCagcgagctgcagcagctgccagCGGCGTACTCAGAGGAGTCTTACGGTGCGAGTTCCCCCCCGAATGAGAgtctgaaaaacaaatatttcaaaaatcAAATATTATTCTGAATACAACAATATTAATACCAACAAGAATATTTAGAATCTTCttttatccctttttttttttttactgttatttgaatttctatattatttttctttataaaacatttttaacaatgaatttttactttgattcatttatttctatttcatctctttatttgttattgtttatttttagttcATCAGGGTTCCTACAGTTTAAGACCAACTTTACAACTTTAAGAGCAGAAGCGACATTAATCACTTGGggttattattgtaatatataatataatagcgTAATATTGTCAATGTGATACGAGTCATATTATATTTGAACAGCGTATTCTTAAACTTATTGTGGATGAAGTGTTTTCAGATTAAGACGCGACGACACTGTTAAGATAAGcaaaatgaacaatgtcttattcattaagtttacataaGGGGCCCTATATAAGATCCATaccatatgtaaataacaatatatgttttgacaacatgatctcaaaggtcatgagaaggtcacctttgcatctggaatagattacctTGGTGCTATAAAGTCTGAGGCAATAGAAGTAGATCGATGTATGTTGCCACAGGGTTCGTGCAGCTCCTATATAAGGGGCgagattgtctttgtctgagggacactacgcggttgtgcttggaagcaggtagtgttctcattattagtgtttgttgtgcaacaaaataataattaatcaattgtatctgtgctttattgattcctctccgtttcataccacaatgttgtgaccgataaatatccacgacaacACATTCAGTGTCAGTTTGTGACGCCGTGTTCACGCCTTGAATGAATTTGAATGAATTGATTAAAGCATGAGCAGCAGATCTGTGTGTCCTGAAAAAATTAAACTGTAGAGACAAAGTCTGACCTTCTCTGACCGGAGAGAAGATGTCCAGACTGGCCCGGCCCACGACCTGCTGCCCCTCGCCTTCTCTGGACAGCAGCTCCAGACCGGTCACTATAGAAACACAACGTCAGTCCAGAGCCAGCAGAACCTTTCAAACCACAAACTGACTTCCTGTCGCACCGTGTGTTCGTCCAAAGTGCGTGTCGCCGCTTGTCCCTGGGATCCGAGAGTCTGCACAAAACACGAGGACAGAAAGAAGGTTCcactaaaataatgatttacagcattataatacaaaaataaatgtacaggactgtctcagaaaattagaatattgtgataaagttctttattttctgtaatgcaattaaaaaaacaaaaatgtcatgcattctggattcattacaaatcaactgaaatattgcaagccttttattattttaatattgctgattatggcttacagcttaagaaaactcaaaaatcctatctctaaatattctcaaaaaattagaatagttcctcagaccaagtaaaaaaaaagatttataacagcaaaacaaaatcaaacatttgaaaatgtccattaatgcactcagtacttggttgggaatccttttgcatggattactgcatcaatgcggcgtggcatggaggcaatcagcctgtggcattgctgaggtgttatggatgcccaggatgcttcaatagcggcctttagctcattagcattgttgggtctggtgtctttcagcttcttcttcacaataccccacatattctctatggggttcaggtcaggggaattggtaggccaatcgaggacagtaatgccatggtcagtacaccagttactggtggttttggcactgtgggcaggtgccagatcatgctggaaaatgaattcctcatctccatagagcttttcagcagacgga
This genomic interval carries:
- the nedd1 gene encoding protein NEDD1 translates to CADSRIPGTSGDTHFGRTHVTGLELLSREGEGQQVVGRASLDIFSPVREDSHSGGNSHRKTPLSTPLAAAAARCYSPLSVFQTPSPIKEEEPFSAAAETCDSRKPDKASRSSLEGEDPTTPTLSQQTNHSQLAAPFFTPDPGLGRANGLQAQLSYESHAQGAAPPPAAGAALSAAVSSSLSQNIVEVVGQAGAAPLTSLQIHFIQNMIHETLEDFRDVCHRDIVNLQVEMVRQFYIQLNEIHGLIEKYSVNESLVEEVEKLREENRRLKTNY